One segment of Comamonas thiooxydans DNA contains the following:
- a CDS encoding HlyD family secretion protein: MNPSPFRLSIVSGAPLLVAAVLMLGGCSPSQNAASVVTPAAAQVKPQSQVAVARGKIDVEGGLLDLSSAASGVVQQLLVKEGQSVQKGQPVLRLADDAARADLAVAESELQLAQTKLKTRQDRLPALKATLTRWQAAAKQGAADLQSVDEAVQALRDAQSEVDIAAAEVTVAKRKAEQLRALLQRHELRAPEAAVVVRLLAQGGSMLQSGSPVAVLLPKRPLIVRAEVNESYVTAIREGMKAQVAVDADGSAARQEFPAATVLRISPVYGTARLQDDAQRGPVRVVECVLAFDQPPANVKVGQNVRVSFHE; this comes from the coding sequence TTGCTGGTGGCGGCCGTGCTGATGCTGGGCGGGTGCTCTCCGTCTCAGAACGCGGCCTCCGTGGTCACCCCGGCTGCAGCCCAGGTCAAGCCTCAAAGCCAGGTGGCGGTTGCGCGGGGCAAGATCGACGTCGAGGGCGGTCTGCTCGATCTCTCGTCGGCCGCATCGGGCGTGGTGCAGCAGTTGCTGGTCAAGGAAGGCCAGAGCGTACAGAAAGGCCAGCCGGTGCTGCGTCTCGCGGACGATGCGGCGCGCGCCGATCTGGCGGTGGCGGAGTCCGAGCTGCAGCTGGCACAGACCAAGCTCAAGACACGCCAGGATCGCCTGCCCGCGCTCAAGGCCACGCTGACGCGCTGGCAGGCCGCTGCCAAGCAGGGTGCGGCGGATCTGCAGAGCGTGGATGAAGCCGTGCAGGCACTGCGCGACGCACAGTCCGAAGTGGATATTGCGGCTGCGGAAGTCACGGTCGCCAAGCGCAAGGCCGAACAGCTGCGGGCCTTGCTGCAGCGCCACGAGCTGCGTGCGCCCGAGGCCGCCGTCGTGGTGCGCCTGCTGGCCCAGGGCGGCAGCATGCTGCAAAGCGGCAGCCCGGTGGCGGTACTGCTGCCCAAGCGGCCCCTGATCGTGCGGGCCGAAGTCAACGAAAGCTATGTGACGGCGATTCGCGAAGGCATGAAGGCCCAGGTGGCCGTTGACGCAGACGGCAGCGCTGCCCGTCAGGAGTTTCCCGCCGCCACCGTGCTGCGCATCAGTCCCGTCTACGGCACGGCCCGGCTGCAGGACGACGCGCAGCGCGGCCCGGTAAGAGTTGTGGAATGCGTGCTGGCATTTGACCAGCCGCCCGCCAATGTCAAGGTCGGTCAGAACGTGAGGGTCAGTTTCCATGAATAA
- a CDS encoding MtnX-like HAD-IB family phosphatase, whose amino-acid sequence MNKRIQIFPSPAATASTGWMVQSDFDGTISLLDVTDTLLNRFGKPGWQELEDAWERGEIGSRECMKGQVALLDMSEAELQNHLDGIEIDEHFAGFVAEARLHGIKVQVVSDGIDYAIRHVLARHGLGDLEVIANHLVQTGERSWRLDSPWASNRCTRASGNCKCERLAEQQAVHGRVLYIGDSTSDFCVSGKADFVLAKYKLIDYCESQGIAHARFEHFAQATQLLEQVLLGMEQTA is encoded by the coding sequence ATGAATAAGCGCATTCAGATTTTCCCGTCGCCTGCAGCTACAGCTTCGACCGGCTGGATGGTGCAAAGCGATTTCGACGGCACCATCAGCCTGCTGGACGTGACCGATACCCTGCTCAACCGCTTTGGCAAGCCTGGCTGGCAGGAGCTGGAAGATGCCTGGGAGCGTGGCGAGATCGGCTCGCGAGAATGCATGAAGGGGCAGGTGGCCCTGCTGGACATGAGCGAGGCCGAGCTGCAGAACCATCTGGACGGCATAGAGATCGACGAGCACTTTGCCGGCTTCGTGGCCGAGGCCAGGCTGCATGGCATCAAGGTGCAGGTCGTCAGCGACGGCATCGACTATGCGATTCGCCATGTGCTCGCACGCCATGGCCTCGGGGATCTGGAAGTCATCGCCAATCATCTGGTGCAGACGGGCGAGCGCAGCTGGCGGCTGGATTCGCCCTGGGCCAGCAATCGCTGCACACGGGCCAGCGGCAACTGCAAGTGCGAACGCCTGGCCGAGCAGCAGGCCGTGCACGGGCGGGTGCTCTATATCGGCGACAGCACCTCGGATTTCTGCGTTTCCGGCAAGGCGGATTTCGTGCTGGCCAAGTACAAGCTCATCGACTATTGCGAGAGCCAGGGGATTGCCCATGCGCGCTTCGAGCATTTTGCGCAGGCCACCCAGCTGCTGGAGCAGGTCCTGCTCGGCATGGAGCAGACTGCATGA
- a CDS encoding carboxylesterase, producing the protein MNAADGLGLLQQPDLQQLCVTPHEFVMPGEGRNARTGVLLIHGLTGTPAEMRLLAKGLNKQGFTVYGVQLAGHCGSMEDLVAARWTDWLASVESGLQRFSLHVDHVVVGGLSMGALLSLAVAERHPDKVAGVCALSTTFRYDGWSIPAYTKLAFLLPLFRLLGIGRNSVFMEAPPYGIKDEALRARVVEQMNSGDSSAAGLPGNPWWSVIELRALSANVQTRLAQLRSPCLVIHAREDDISSVSNAHDIQRGAVNAHVDLVLLDNCYHMITIDRERRTVIAKLNEFIARIASSAAPARGANG; encoded by the coding sequence ATGAATGCCGCCGATGGATTGGGGCTGCTGCAGCAGCCGGATTTGCAGCAGCTGTGCGTGACGCCGCATGAGTTCGTCATGCCCGGCGAAGGCCGCAATGCCCGCACGGGCGTGCTGTTGATTCATGGCCTGACCGGCACGCCCGCCGAGATGCGCCTGCTCGCCAAAGGTCTGAACAAGCAGGGCTTCACGGTCTACGGGGTGCAGCTGGCAGGACATTGCGGCAGCATGGAAGACCTGGTGGCCGCCCGCTGGACCGACTGGCTGGCAAGTGTGGAGTCGGGTCTGCAGCGCTTTTCGCTGCACGTGGACCATGTGGTGGTCGGCGGTCTGTCCATGGGGGCGCTGCTGTCGCTGGCCGTGGCCGAACGCCATCCCGACAAGGTGGCCGGCGTCTGTGCGCTGTCCACCACCTTCCGCTATGACGGCTGGAGCATTCCGGCCTATACCAAGCTGGCGTTCCTGCTGCCGCTGTTCCGTCTGCTGGGCATCGGCCGCAACAGCGTCTTCATGGAGGCGCCGCCCTACGGCATCAAGGACGAGGCCTTGCGCGCGCGCGTGGTCGAGCAGATGAACAGCGGCGACAGCTCTGCCGCGGGCCTGCCCGGCAATCCCTGGTGGAGCGTCATCGAGCTGCGCGCCCTGTCCGCGAATGTGCAGACCCGGCTGGCGCAGCTGCGCTCGCCCTGCCTGGTCATTCATGCCCGGGAAGACGATATTTCCTCGGTCAGCAATGCCCACGATATCCAGCGCGGCGCGGTCAACGCCCATGTCGACCTGGTGCTGCTGGACAATTGCTATCACATGATCACCATCGACCGCGAGCGCCGCACCGTGATTGCCAAGCTCAACGAATTCATCGCGCGCATTGCCAGCTCGGCGGCGCCTGCCAGGGGTGCGAATGGGTAG
- a CDS encoding EamA family transporter: MGSDLSPLVVTLWILNVLVDSGGQLAFKAAASEPGHRNGTERWRFMLARPWLWVGIACYVAEFLVWLAFLSLVPLSDGVLLGSINIVAIMILGRVLFREKLAPMRVAGIVLVSIGVAIVGLH; encoded by the coding sequence ATGGGTAGTGATCTCTCGCCCCTGGTGGTGACGCTGTGGATACTCAATGTGCTGGTGGACAGCGGTGGACAGCTGGCTTTCAAGGCCGCGGCCAGCGAGCCGGGGCATCGCAATGGCACGGAGCGCTGGCGCTTCATGCTGGCCAGGCCCTGGCTGTGGGTGGGCATTGCCTGCTATGTGGCGGAGTTTCTGGTCTGGCTGGCGTTCCTGTCGCTGGTGCCGCTGTCGGACGGGGTGCTGCTGGGCTCGATCAACATCGTTGCCATCATGATTCTGGGCCGGGTGCTGTTCCGTGAAAAGCTCGCGCCCATGCGCGTGGCCGGCATCGTGCTGGTGTCCATAGGCGTGGCCATCGTTGGATTGCACTGA
- a CDS encoding multidrug efflux SMR transporter: MKRFYIVGFLVLMAFDTLAQLSFKQAGDSALPLEFSTGWLLRVFSQPWIYGAFVGYIGAFFTWMSLLKHAPIGPAFAASHLEIISVLAISYWLFNEPIGWPQIIGCLFIVAGIMCLALSEKPEAEQAA; this comes from the coding sequence ATGAAGCGTTTTTACATTGTCGGCTTTCTGGTACTCATGGCCTTTGACACACTGGCGCAGCTCAGCTTCAAACAGGCCGGTGATTCCGCCTTGCCGCTGGAGTTCTCGACCGGCTGGCTGCTGCGCGTGTTCAGCCAGCCCTGGATCTACGGTGCCTTCGTGGGCTACATCGGGGCCTTTTTCACCTGGATGAGCCTGCTCAAGCACGCTCCCATCGGCCCGGCATTCGCCGCCTCGCATCTGGAGATCATCTCGGTGCTGGCGATCTCGTACTGGCTGTTCAACGAGCCCATCGGCTGGCCGCAGATCATTGGCTGTCTGTTCATCGTGGCCGGCATCATGTGCCTGGCCTTGAGCGAGAAGCCAGAGGCCGAGCAGGCCGCCTGA
- a CDS encoding DegT/DnrJ/EryC1/StrS family aminotransferase, protein MRQPTVPPTAGLPLQLGDLWPSGAGSLAGQLAAWLGVEAVQLECSGTSALMVALRSLQALSQGRSEVVAPAYTCPLVALAIAQCGLQLRLCDLRADALDMDPVCLKRLCSDRTLAVLPTHLCGRVADVDAALQCARAVGAYVIEDAAQALGARSDGVSVGLKGDIGFFSLAVGKGLSTFEGGVLMAREPSMRAALRAAGAATRLSPWWELRRSIELLGYAMLYRPSGLRMAYGRPLEKSLSRGDWVEAAGDDFDDLIPQHSLGHWRQSVGAKALRRLAAFQQQTSTQAGLRIAQLQACGLEVVQDAVPGAQGVWPVILLRMPSQKARDAVLRAHWGGGWGLSLPFVHVLPDYGRYDHVLGAARGDTVGQARDWAQRLLAISNSPWLDDERFADLLDTLAAR, encoded by the coding sequence ATGCGCCAGCCCACCGTGCCGCCAACGGCCGGACTGCCACTGCAGCTCGGCGATCTCTGGCCCTCGGGGGCGGGCAGCCTGGCAGGACAGCTGGCCGCATGGCTGGGCGTGGAGGCGGTGCAGCTCGAATGTTCGGGTACCTCGGCCCTGATGGTGGCTCTGCGCAGCCTGCAGGCTCTCAGTCAGGGGCGCAGCGAGGTCGTTGCACCGGCTTATACCTGTCCGCTGGTGGCGCTGGCGATTGCGCAGTGCGGGCTGCAGCTGCGCCTGTGCGATCTGCGCGCCGATGCGCTGGACATGGACCCTGTCTGTCTGAAGCGCCTGTGCAGCGACCGCACGCTGGCCGTGCTGCCCACGCATCTGTGCGGGCGTGTGGCAGATGTGGATGCTGCCTTGCAATGCGCGCGCGCCGTGGGCGCCTATGTGATCGAGGATGCCGCCCAGGCGCTGGGAGCGCGCAGCGACGGAGTTTCGGTGGGCCTCAAGGGCGATATCGGCTTTTTCAGCCTGGCCGTCGGCAAGGGACTGAGCACTTTTGAAGGCGGCGTGCTGATGGCGCGCGAGCCTTCCATGCGTGCTGCGCTGCGCGCCGCAGGCGCCGCCACGCGCTTGAGCCCATGGTGGGAGCTGCGCCGCAGCATCGAGCTGTTGGGCTACGCCATGCTCTACCGTCCCAGCGGCCTGCGCATGGCCTATGGCAGGCCGCTGGAGAAATCGCTGTCCCGCGGCGACTGGGTAGAGGCCGCAGGCGATGACTTCGACGATCTCATTCCCCAGCACAGTCTGGGGCACTGGCGCCAGAGCGTGGGCGCCAAGGCATTGCGGCGGCTGGCTGCATTTCAGCAACAGACATCCACGCAGGCCGGCCTGCGCATCGCGCAGCTGCAGGCCTGCGGGCTGGAGGTCGTGCAGGATGCCGTGCCCGGGGCGCAGGGCGTGTGGCCGGTGATACTGCTGCGCATGCCCAGCCAGAAGGCCAGGGATGCCGTGCTGCGCGCACACTGGGGCGGTGGCTGGGGTCTGTCCCTGCCCTTTGTCCATGTGCTGCCCGACTATGGCCGCTACGACCATGTGCTGGGTGCTGCGCGGGGCGACACGGTCGGCCAGGCGCGCGACTGGGCGCAGCGCCTGCTGGCCATCAGCAATAGCCCGTGGCTGGATGACGAGCGCTTTGCGGATTTGCTGGACACGCTGGCTGCACGCTGA
- a CDS encoding FAD-dependent oxidoreductase: protein MGVGKRSRQALSSAAGACQHDVDVLVIGAGPAGAWAAISAASQGANVLLVDKGYCGTSGATAPSGCGVWHVDNTGDLREKAKASRYTMGGMLAEQAWMDRVLEQTWNNIELLTEWGYPFPVDVEGKLRRNSLQGPEYMRLMRKQVKAAGVRILDHSPALELLVDDAGTVCGATGVRRQAEDTWVVRASATIIATGGCAFLSRALGCNVLTGDGYLMAAEVGAQLSGMEFSNAYGLGPAFSSVTKSLFYNWARFYYADGSLIEGAGSSRGRSIIAQTLQTQPVFARLDKADASIQAWMRTAQPNFFVSFDRKGINPFHEMFPVSLRLEGTVRGTGGLNVVDADCATSVAGLYAAGDAATRELICGGFTGGGSHNAAWALSSGFWAGAGAARFALHNPMKTRQLYRAGSPGLEEQGQARLDSSQLIQAVQAEVFPYERNWNRQSDELQQSLQNLDALWLRLRTGVQFQSIEERLRLREATAMLATSRWMYRSALQRTETRGMHRRRDHQELDPGQRHRLISGGLDEVWVSRQRVKEVQSSEGVLA from the coding sequence ATGGGAGTAGGAAAACGCTCGAGGCAAGCGCTGTCAAGCGCGGCGGGGGCCTGCCAGCACGATGTGGATGTTCTGGTTATCGGTGCTGGGCCAGCAGGGGCATGGGCTGCCATCAGCGCAGCCAGTCAGGGAGCAAACGTGCTTCTGGTCGACAAGGGATATTGCGGAACATCGGGCGCAACTGCACCTTCGGGCTGCGGAGTTTGGCATGTCGACAATACCGGGGATTTGCGTGAGAAAGCCAAAGCCAGCCGTTACACCATGGGAGGCATGCTGGCCGAGCAGGCATGGATGGATCGGGTGCTGGAGCAGACCTGGAACAACATCGAGCTGCTGACTGAATGGGGCTACCCGTTCCCTGTCGATGTGGAAGGCAAGCTGCGGCGCAACTCCCTGCAAGGCCCTGAATATATGCGTTTGATGCGCAAGCAGGTCAAGGCTGCCGGTGTACGTATTCTTGACCATAGCCCGGCGCTGGAATTGCTCGTGGATGATGCTGGCACGGTATGCGGCGCAACAGGTGTGCGCAGGCAAGCCGAAGATACCTGGGTTGTGCGTGCAAGTGCAACCATCATTGCCACCGGCGGCTGCGCTTTCCTTAGCCGCGCGCTGGGCTGCAATGTGCTGACCGGTGATGGATACCTGATGGCAGCCGAGGTGGGGGCTCAGCTCTCGGGCATGGAATTCTCCAATGCCTATGGGCTGGGGCCGGCGTTTTCTTCGGTCACCAAGTCACTGTTCTACAACTGGGCCCGTTTTTACTATGCAGACGGCTCGCTGATCGAGGGTGCAGGGTCTTCGCGCGGGCGCAGCATCATTGCGCAGACCTTGCAAACACAGCCTGTTTTTGCGCGCTTGGACAAAGCCGATGCGAGCATTCAGGCATGGATGCGCACGGCACAGCCCAACTTCTTTGTCTCGTTTGATCGCAAAGGCATCAACCCTTTTCATGAAATGTTCCCGGTCAGCTTGCGGCTGGAAGGAACGGTGCGTGGCACTGGCGGTCTGAATGTGGTGGATGCCGACTGTGCAACCTCCGTGGCGGGGCTGTACGCTGCAGGCGATGCAGCAACGCGCGAGCTGATCTGTGGTGGCTTCACCGGGGGCGGCAGTCATAACGCAGCCTGGGCGCTCTCTTCGGGATTCTGGGCTGGTGCTGGCGCTGCGCGCTTTGCCTTGCATAACCCGATGAAAACACGGCAGCTTTACCGCGCTGGCAGTCCAGGTCTTGAGGAGCAGGGGCAAGCTCGGCTGGACAGCAGTCAGCTGATTCAAGCGGTACAGGCCGAAGTCTTCCCGTATGAGCGCAACTGGAATCGACAATCCGATGAGTTGCAGCAGTCTCTGCAGAACCTTGATGCCTTGTGGCTGCGCCTGCGTACTGGTGTGCAGTTCCAGTCCATCGAAGAGCGACTGCGCCTGAGGGAGGCAACTGCCATGCTGGCTACCTCGCGATGGATGTACCGGAGTGCCTTGCAGCGTACCGAAACCCGAGGCATGCATCGCCGCCGCGATCATCAAGAATTGGACCCTGGCCAGAGACATCGATTGATCTCTGGCGGCCTTGATGAAGTCTGGGTGAGTCGTCAGCGGGTCAAAGAAGTGCAGTCTTCCGAAGGAGTGCTCGCATGA
- a CDS encoding ferredoxin family protein — MIEIISSERCTGCNICVHACPTNVFDMVKGQAPRIARQSDCQTCFMCELYCPEDALYVAPVADAAAHVDELSPATQALLGSYRASVGWGKGRQSTAALDASYELLARAH; from the coding sequence ATGATCGAAATCATCAGTTCAGAGCGTTGCACCGGCTGCAATATCTGCGTCCATGCCTGTCCTACCAATGTGTTCGACATGGTCAAAGGGCAGGCTCCACGAATTGCTCGACAAAGCGATTGCCAGACTTGCTTTATGTGCGAGCTGTATTGCCCTGAGGACGCTCTGTATGTCGCACCGGTGGCAGATGCTGCTGCCCATGTTGATGAGCTTTCGCCTGCCACGCAAGCTTTGCTGGGCAGCTATCGCGCCTCCGTTGGTTGGGGCAAAGGTCGCCAATCTACCGCGGCACTGGATGCCAGCTACGAGCTGCTGGCGCGTGCGCATTAG
- a CDS encoding ABC transporter substrate-binding protein, producing the protein MSEHEIRLSEAGSCAAFNRRQWLLGALAAGIPMLGEAQSQSAEQTLRIGYIGPGKKPAYATGWALQQGILQRELSTLGFSQVVTRVFPNGPDLNEAFIANHLDIGIYGDTPAVVAHAQGFQGKLLGFDCVGMNTWLLTPKAGIKTVEELKGKVVGVALGSYMHRFVLGLLRQHGLSGRVKVVHMLPRDGAPALERGDVAAFAAPINMGPLLAQQGFPVLAEAVQYPTLLGTSVIVISPKLLARLPQFPVAWGRARSIALGEIRSDSAAYLAFHAEASGFPVPAVKASVALSNLPGQAYPEQGLHLISEAKRFLLNEKLVRKDFSVESWKISGFS; encoded by the coding sequence ATGTCAGAACATGAAATCCGTTTGTCGGAAGCAGGATCTTGTGCCGCTTTCAATCGTCGTCAATGGCTGCTTGGCGCTTTGGCGGCAGGCATTCCCATGCTGGGTGAAGCGCAGTCTCAAAGCGCGGAGCAGACCTTGCGTATCGGCTATATCGGTCCTGGAAAGAAGCCTGCCTATGCCACGGGCTGGGCGCTGCAGCAGGGCATCTTGCAGCGAGAACTGAGCACGTTGGGCTTCTCCCAGGTCGTGACCCGAGTGTTTCCCAATGGACCGGACTTGAATGAAGCATTCATTGCCAACCATCTGGACATTGGCATCTATGGCGACACACCCGCAGTGGTCGCTCATGCGCAAGGCTTTCAAGGTAAGTTGCTGGGTTTTGATTGCGTGGGCATGAACACCTGGCTGCTGACGCCCAAGGCTGGCATCAAGACGGTGGAGGAGCTCAAGGGCAAAGTCGTTGGCGTGGCTCTGGGCTCATACATGCACCGCTTTGTGCTGGGTCTGCTCAGGCAGCACGGTTTGAGCGGCAGGGTCAAGGTGGTGCATATGCTGCCGCGCGATGGTGCACCGGCGTTGGAGCGTGGGGATGTGGCTGCGTTTGCAGCACCGATCAATATGGGGCCGTTGCTGGCGCAGCAAGGCTTTCCGGTTCTGGCAGAGGCTGTGCAATATCCGACGCTGCTGGGCACATCGGTCATTGTGATTTCTCCCAAACTGCTTGCGAGGTTGCCGCAATTTCCTGTTGCATGGGGCCGTGCACGCAGCATTGCCTTGGGGGAGATTCGTAGCGACAGCGCAGCGTATCTGGCGTTTCATGCCGAGGCCAGCGGTTTCCCGGTGCCTGCGGTCAAAGCCTCTGTGGCATTGAGCAATCTGCCCGGTCAGGCCTATCCGGAGCAAGGCTTGCATTTGATCTCCGAGGCCAAACGCTTCCTGCTCAATGAAAAGCTGGTGCGCAAGGATTTTTCCGTTGAGAGCTGGAAGATTTCCGGGTTTTCATGA
- a CDS encoding cyclopropane-fatty-acyl-phospholipid synthase family protein, which produces MLDRLTEKLLQQVFAPLVKTGRLEVITPSGKALIFGDGGQPQARLRFADRRAVLALLRDPDLNFGELFMQQRLLVEQGTVYDVLELVLRGAKQVPVSATVRMLDAWRMKLRPLLQNNLRGRSRANVAHHYDLDDRLYQLFLDSERQYSCAYFEQGNEDLETAQLAKKRHIAAKLLIEPGQRVLDIGCGWGGLSRYLAEVAGAGHVTGITLSTEQLAGAQSRASQSLHGERLEYRLEDYRDTQGPFERIVSVGMFEHVGTKFHDAFFRKCHELLSEDGVMLLHFIGNSDVPDFNNPWIERYIFPGGHIPSMSEFTPAIERAGLVICDIEVLRLHYAQTLRLWRERFMARRAEAAALYDERFCRMWEFYLSMSETAFRYQDIAIFQVQLARRQDAVPLTRSYIAEHETALKARESGQKCRVSAMTDPIEARANIA; this is translated from the coding sequence ATGCTGGACCGGCTGACCGAAAAATTGCTGCAACAGGTATTTGCACCTCTGGTCAAAACGGGACGGCTCGAAGTCATCACCCCTTCAGGCAAGGCGCTGATCTTCGGCGACGGCGGCCAGCCCCAGGCGCGCCTGCGCTTTGCCGACAGACGCGCCGTCCTGGCGCTGCTGCGCGACCCCGACCTCAACTTTGGCGAGCTGTTCATGCAGCAGCGCCTGCTGGTCGAGCAGGGCACGGTCTACGACGTTCTGGAGCTGGTGCTGCGCGGCGCCAAGCAGGTGCCCGTCAGCGCCACGGTACGCATGCTCGATGCCTGGCGCATGAAGCTACGGCCCTTGCTGCAGAACAATCTGCGCGGCAGATCGCGTGCCAACGTGGCACATCACTACGATCTGGACGACCGGCTCTATCAGCTGTTTCTCGACAGCGAGCGCCAGTACTCCTGCGCCTATTTCGAGCAGGGCAACGAAGACCTGGAAACGGCCCAGCTGGCCAAGAAGCGCCATATCGCTGCCAAGCTGCTGATCGAGCCGGGCCAGCGCGTGCTCGACATCGGCTGCGGCTGGGGCGGTCTCTCGCGCTATCTGGCCGAGGTGGCCGGTGCCGGTCATGTCACCGGCATCACGCTGTCCACAGAGCAACTGGCCGGCGCGCAGTCCAGGGCCTCGCAGTCCCTCCATGGCGAACGGCTGGAGTACCGGCTGGAAGACTACCGCGATACACAGGGGCCGTTCGAGCGCATCGTCTCTGTCGGCATGTTCGAGCATGTGGGCACGAAATTCCACGACGCCTTCTTCCGCAAATGCCATGAGCTGCTCAGCGAGGACGGCGTGATGCTGCTGCACTTCATAGGCAACAGCGATGTGCCCGACTTCAACAATCCCTGGATAGAGCGCTACATCTTTCCTGGCGGCCATATTCCGTCGATGTCGGAGTTCACGCCGGCCATAGAGCGCGCGGGGCTGGTGATCTGCGATATCGAGGTGCTGCGCCTGCACTATGCCCAGACCCTGCGCCTGTGGCGCGAACGTTTCATGGCACGCCGTGCCGAAGCCGCAGCACTGTATGACGAGCGCTTCTGCCGCATGTGGGAGTTCTATCTGTCCATGTCGGAAACCGCGTTCCGCTATCAGGACATCGCCATCTTCCAGGTTCAGCTGGCGCGCAGGCAGGATGCCGTGCCGCTCACGCGCAGCTATATCGCCGAGCATGAGACAGCACTGAAAGCCAGGGAATCCGGACAGAAATGCAGAGTTTCCGCTATGACAGATCCCATTGAAGCAAGAGCAAATATCGCTTGA
- a CDS encoding peptidogalycan biosysnthesis protein — translation MATENFRNRLEPSGLLQQFTNHPPEGFALLKEWPAPAFTAPFDLLTTADDALKARLLSLPGGRWLSARLRLKTDFIGSTVSEYAPLPQGVEAATLARQLRAVAGRTMLTIVKDLPQASPLLSASDNDFAKALSQALAEQGFVALEGQALAYVPLDFASADEYLAGLSKNRRSSLRRKLKSRAGLDIRRMPTGAAFADESHIDAYYALFEAVYAQSEIHFDKLSRAFLAGLLRDADNGGIVFEYRDRQSDALLGWNLCFEHDGRLIDKYIGLSYPAAREANLYFVSWMVNLEYALERGLSHYVAGWTDPEVKAQLGASFTMTQHLVFVRNPVLRALGRRFSGLFESDSQWGYKP, via the coding sequence ATGGCGACGGAAAATTTCCGCAACCGGCTCGAACCCAGTGGCTTGCTGCAGCAGTTCACCAACCATCCTCCAGAAGGCTTTGCCTTGCTGAAGGAATGGCCGGCGCCAGCATTCACCGCCCCCTTCGATTTGCTGACCACCGCAGATGACGCGCTCAAGGCGCGTCTTTTGTCGTTGCCGGGCGGGCGCTGGCTGAGCGCCAGACTCAGGCTGAAGACGGACTTCATCGGCAGCACGGTCAGCGAGTATGCGCCCCTGCCCCAGGGCGTGGAGGCCGCCACCCTGGCGCGGCAGCTGCGTGCCGTTGCGGGCCGGACCATGCTCACCATCGTCAAGGATCTGCCGCAGGCATCGCCCCTGTTGAGCGCCAGCGACAATGACTTTGCCAAGGCCTTGTCGCAGGCACTGGCCGAGCAAGGCTTTGTGGCACTCGAGGGCCAGGCACTGGCCTATGTGCCACTGGACTTTGCCAGTGCCGATGAGTATCTGGCCGGACTGTCCAAGAACCGCCGCAGCAGCCTCAGGCGCAAACTCAAGAGCCGCGCCGGGCTTGACATCCGCCGCATGCCGACCGGCGCCGCCTTTGCCGACGAGAGCCACATCGACGCCTACTACGCCTTGTTCGAAGCGGTGTATGCGCAAAGCGAGATCCATTTCGACAAGCTCTCTCGCGCCTTCCTGGCCGGCCTGCTGCGCGATGCGGACAACGGCGGCATCGTGTTCGAATACCGGGATCGGCAAAGCGATGCTCTGCTGGGCTGGAATCTTTGCTTCGAGCATGACGGCAGGCTGATCGACAAATACATAGGCCTGTCCTACCCGGCAGCGCGCGAGGCGAATCTCTATTTCGTGAGCTGGATGGTCAACCTCGAGTACGCACTGGAGCGGGGTCTGTCCCACTATGTGGCGGGCTGGACCGATCCAGAAGTCAAGGCCCAGCTCGGCGCCAGCTTCACCATGACGCAGCATCTGGTCTTCGTGCGCAACCCCGTGCTGCGCGCGTTGGGGCGACGCTTCTCCGGCCTGTTTGAAAGCGATAGCCAGTGGGGCTACAAGCCATGA